One Drosophila subpulchrella strain 33 F10 #4 breed RU33 chromosome 2R, RU_Dsub_v1.1 Primary Assembly, whole genome shotgun sequence genomic window, CCCAGGGGATTAAGGTAACGATCTCGATTCAAAACTGCTATCAGTTAGCTAATCGAAGTCCCACGTAACCGTAGCAACGCGAGCCACTGGTCTTCTTCATCATGCGACTGAACCTGAAAGCCGTGTTGCTCATCCTCACCGTGGCCGTGGTGGTGATCACCCTCGGCGTCTACATGCGCTGCGCCGCCTTCACCTTCTCGCCGGACCTGATGCGCCCTCTGGACCGAACAGGCAGGCAGTCCATTAACGGAGGAGAGGCAACCGCACTGCAGGACATCGAGTGCTCTATAAACCAGGAGTACAGTGTGCACTGCAAGCGGGACGAGAACGCCAACGAGGTGTACGTCCCGTTCTCTTTTCTGCGCAACTACTTCGACGTCAGTGGTGCCGTTTCGACCACCGGCAGCGAGGTGGCCAAGTTCAATTGGGTGCACAGTACGGCCAAGGTCAACCTGCCCAGGGGCAAATACGATGCGCGCGGCGTCTTTATGTACTTCGAGAACTACAACGTGGAGGTTCGCGACCGTGTGAAGTGCATCAGCGCCGCCGAGGGCGTCCCGGTGAGCACGCAGTGGGAGAAGCGCGGGTACTTCTACCCCACGCAGATTGCCCAGTTCGCGTTGTCGCACTACAGCAAGAACATCACGGAGCCGGCGCCCAGGGTGCATGTCCTAGAGGACGGCGATGGAAACCAGATGGACTGGAGCACACCCAAGACCAGCAACATGACTCGCATTTGGCACCATAAGTTCAACACCAGCGTGGTCCAGTTTGAGACGGCACCTGGTTATGAGGGCGCCATTAGCATCGCCCTCAATCAGACGCTGGACCTGCTCCTCAGTGTGGATCTCTTGCTGGtcaccaacagcagcagcctCATGGTCACCGTCCAGAACCGGGACACCCGGCACACCTACAATCTCCACTACATACCCGCCGACCTGCTGCTAAGCGTGCAGGACTCGAACATCTACTACGGGCTTGGCGGATCGGCGCTTAACAAGTGGCGCCACATCACTCGGGACCTGCACATCGACGTCCAGAAGGGAATAGTCCTAGGAGACAAACGCTCGCCGTTGAAGGTGCGCCGCTCTGATCTGGAGGTTTTGGCTATTGGCTTCCTGGGCCTGGGCTTTTACGACAACATCACTCTGTCTACCAGTGACCATCTGGCACACTTTTACGATGCAGCAGAGTGGTTTATCCACAACCAGGACTCCAAGACTGGCGGCTGGGCCAATCCTGTGCGTCGTAGCCTTAACGGCTTTGCTGAGTTGCGCCCGGGCTGGATCTCGGCCATGGGTCAGGGGCACGCTATCTCGGTGCTGTCACGAGCCTACTGGCACTCTGGCGATGAACGCTATCTTAGGGCGGCCGCAGCCGGTCTGCAGCCTTACAGGGTATACTCGCGGGACGGCGGCGTTCTTGCGCAGTTCATGGACAAGTTTTACTGGTGAGAAGGGTGTTATtgcttttaaatttattttaaacttaaGGATAAACACTTTATAAAGATAGTTATATTTGGTCGTACAACTAATACTTTCTCCCTCTGCAGGTACGAAGAGTATCCCACCACGCCGCCGTCCTATGTGCTGAACGGCTTTATCTATTCTCTACTGGGCCTCTACGATCTTAACAGTACTGCGCCAGTGAAAATCGCCCGGGAGGCTGGGAAGCTATTCGCCCAGGGCATGTACTCGTTGAAGAAGATGCTGCTGCTTTACGACACTGGCTCAGGCACCAGCTATGACCTTCGCCACCTGAGCCTGGGCGTGGCACCCAACCTAGCGCGCTGGGACTACCATGCGACGCATGTGAACCAGCTGCTCCTGCTGGCCACCATAGATAGCGATCCACTGATTGCACAGACCGCGGAGCGCTGGAAGGGCTACATGTTTGGCCGGCGAGCCAAGCACAACTGAGAACTAAGGAAACTGGCGGCCTATCGCCGTCGAAAAAGTGATATTTTGTAGGGCTTACGTATTGTGCTTAACCATTCTAAATGGTTGCACCAGGTGCCGTGCCCTTCCCACACCCTCACACTCCTGACCCGGAAATAATTTCTCGTTTCTATTGTGTTGTTTCCGGCCTTATCTTTGTGCTAGAGTCCTAATTTAGCTCGGGTAGCTAGGCGCCCAGTGTTAAGCTATTGTACCTTTACCTTCGATTGCGTTATCAGATGTTAGCCTCGTCTTTAAAGATTGGTTGATCCTCCTATTGATAGCTTAATTGTTTGCCGAGAGTAGATGCACGCGCACTCACTGGACAATATCTAGAATTGAACATTTAACACTTACTGTTTTAGTCAGTCTTTTTTACTGCGCAAACTAAGTAGAGTTCGTTACTACACTTCCCTGTATAAAGTAATATAGAGAGCTTAGCATAATAGTTGTAGAACGTATGTAGGTAGTATCCATTAGATACAAAAGTAGACTCTTGTATTTATCCTCCTGTGTCGAGGTAATAGTAGCCTTCCCACTCAAATACCTAACTGCCCCGATCCCGAATAACGATGCACGATAATATCAGTATGGTAAGCCTGTAATGTAATGTAATGTTTGTAGCGTATGCCACTTGAGAATATTGTGTATTTCTCGCCACTTAAACGATGCCATTCCaatgtaattttattttaactcCTAAGTTTTCAACACGACCGAGAAGCTGTCAATTAAGCAGGTAATATCTCCAATGGCCCACTACTAATCCCAAAACGAGACTGTTAACGAAAATGATTGATTTTGAGTATTGAGTTAAGTGAACCAAATTAAAGTACTTAATTTATGTTCTTTGTACTCGTGTATTGTTTCATTTGGTGTCTGGTCGGTAGAGGTACCTTTTGGCTGTCCGTTTATACACAAATCGATAGAcaatttatttacaatttgGTTAATTGTTCTAACAAAGAGGTATGTCAACGCAATGTACACAAGTTCAACTTAAATCACTAAAAAGACGACCACTCCCCTTGGTCAAGATCGCTGCGAGGTGAGCACGTGCGAGCGGATCGAGGGTGGGCCGCTCCGACGACGCACCTCCTCGATGAACGCGTTCTCCATCTGGTCGCAGATAAGGTCGAAGAATAGGTTGGCCACGTTACTGTGCAGCAGTGACTTGAACTCGAAGGAGACCTTGAAGTCCAGCACGCACGAGTTGGGTATGTCCTTGAGTCCCGGACTAAATCGCCACTCGTTCAGCAGGTAGTTGAACAGGCGTCCATCGTGGCACTCTGACTTCACCAAGCTGGGCGGCACCAGGGTGACCTGCGAGGTGTATGACTCGCTGAGCGGCGGGAAGCCCACGATGAGGTCCGCCTTGAAGCCTCCTTTCTCCTGGCTGTGGACGTGGGAGCGCTTCACATACGGCACAAACTTGTGGTAGTTGCTGACGTCGGAGACCACGCTGTACATGTCCTGCATGGAGTACCTGTGTATGTCCATATGGATATGGATTGTAAGTACTCAGCGGATGATTTCATCATGCGCAGTACTCACCCCACGAGCTCCTTTTTGGTGTACCAGCGGTGCTTGTTGCGGAAATCATTGAAGGTGATGTAGGACCTGTGGATGCTGTTGGAGTAACTGCGCTGGTGGCCTCCACTGCAACAGGAGAAGAGCAATCTGAGTGACACGGACAATTTTGCAATCAAAATATTACGGGTTGGCGTCTGCCTCGGGTTATGTAATTTACATTTACCTGCTGACCTTGTTTGAATAAGGGGCCGTAGGATTCTGACGTCCAGGGCTTTCAGTGTGCTGCCCTTTAGCATTTTAGGCAAAGCTGGAGCGTtgggatgcggatgcggaaaAAGATAGATATCCGTATTCGAGGTGTCGCACAATAGTGGTGCTAGTTCAGCTACTTTGTAGCCAGGCTTGTGTATTTTGTGCAggaattataaaaaactaggtaactttttaattatacTATACAATTTAGTGAAAACTTAAAtgacataaaataaatatcatgTTAACgatgtgtgtttgtgtttgaGATATTCTATTCAAATACTTTTGGTCCATATATTCTTTAAGTTATTTGTTTGATTTAGCTATTTTTAACTCAAATTGTTTAGCTAGAGGTAGCAGCACTGTCCAAAACACAAAGGGACTAAGACAGCTGATTAAAGTGCTGCCAGACCATTGCGAATTTGGTATAATATTGATTTCAAAACTATTGCCCTGGGGTTCCGAAATGACAATTAAACAACATCCATGTTTTCTTAACCACCAGTATATTTTCACATTATCGCACACAGTGACCGATCCTCCCCCTGCGGCGCCGCCTGGCCAGAGAGCTCCTTCTGCTTCAGCTCCAGATAGGTGTTCTCGTTGCGTTTCTCCATCCAGTCGGGCAGTGGAGCGGCCCAATCCTGCGGTGGCTGCTTCCGCTTTTCCCATGTGTCGTTGGCGAAATGGGCGCGCAGACGGATGCGTCGGCGCTCCTCCTCGCTTTTGATTACCGCCTTTCCGGCCGCAACATCGTTGCCGTTGGACTCCTGATACCTCTCGCAGTTCCGGTAGTCAGTTAGCCACTGGGAACAGTCTGTGTCCTTGCCATAGATAAAGTACTGGTGGAAGCGGGCCTTGAAGCTCGTGCAGTCGTCATACTCCTCTTTGTACAGGTGACAGGGGCGAATCTGGATGGACGATTCCTGAATTCCGTGTCCAATCATGCAGCCAAATACTTACTGCCCACGTGTCATCTAGTGTGTCCTTTGAATTGCTCGATTTTGAGTCAGCATTTTCCGTTTTCGTGGCCATTTCAATTACATAAAATGGTTCCTTAGCTCGATCAGCTGTTTCTGTTTATACCGCTGGTTGGCAGCGTTGCCACATCTCTCAGATTGAAACAAGTCGGTTACTTTTCAAATGTTTCTTTTAATACCAAATAATTGCACAATTAATCATTGAAAATGGTTTTGCAACTTGCGTTGCCGGCAACTATTTCGATTTTATCCGTGTAAAGTGTGTAATATGCGCTCACTATGAAAAAAGGTGTTTAATGATTCCTTTTGACATCCTTAATTAAAGCCTTTCAAAGTATCTTTCAAGCGTTTTCAGCATATTACAACAGAacttataaaattaaaataacttTTACGTGTGTACTTAATTACAGAGCTAAGACCCGATGGCAAGTTACAACTAAATCGTAGTCAAAAATTTACAATACGCTGAAGTGTTTCCACGGTCGTTTAACAAACTACTCATAATTCTAGGATCGCTATTTTTCAATCGTATTTATCTTTTGTACAGAGCTGAGAACTGGGCGCGAATTGAATCACCGATTATGGGGCCAACTAagcatataaatatatatgtttgtCTACGTTTGGGCTCAGGGAAGTATAATTACGCGTTATGGGTATACGCAGTGGGGAGTTACGTCTAATGTTATTCTGTAGTTTGACTTTAAGATCTATGAACTAAAGAAAATGACCGCACAGGACCGCAGGCCTGTGTGGATGTGGGAGGCCGTCGGTCCGATCTCGTTTGATCTCAGGGCAGAACGCTCTCCAGTtggagcagctgcagcagctgcCGGTGACAGCCGCCCGACAGTTAGTACTTGTTGTGCTGTGCCAACAACTGCATGTCCGTCAGATACTTGATGATGTGCACCTTGGCCTCGGCCTTTTGTCGCACGCCCAGCGTGTTGAGCATGTCCGTGACAACCATGCCGAACGACTGGTCCTCGGCGCTGACCGCCTGGGAGACGTTGTTCTGGAAAATCTTGATAGTGTTGAGCATATTGTCGCTGTGCTCCTCCTCGCTGCGCTCCCGCTTGAGCGGCGGCTCGTAGAAGTATGGCTTTTGGTCCTTGCCCACGGCAGTCGCCAGCTGTGCGTCACTAGTGACGGTGATTTCTGTAACGGAGTAGAGAATTTAGCGGTGTTCTCAGATCGCCAGGGGCAAAACGACATACCATGCGGATGAGTTAGGGCCTGGGCCGAGGTTGTGGCGCTGCCATTGAAGGGCTGTGCGAATATGTCTACGACGGTCTGTTGCTGagcctgttgctgctgcgaaGGATCGGCCACCTGGCTGGCGTTTTGACTGCCATTGGCGCACTTGCCGAGCAGCGACTCTCGGTACTGCCGGATGGAGTCAACCAGGAATTGCATCTGCTTGAAGTAGCGCCAGCGTGATTCCTGGCACAGTTTCATTTCGCGAGCGAACTTGTCGCGCAGGCTCTTCCAGCGTTTGGTACATTTTTGTTCTACAATGAAATAGATAAAATGAACAACTTAATTACAACGGCTTTGGTTACCACGTTTACAAATAAACGTTGCTTACTATTGGACTATACAAAGTTGAGAGCAGTTAAAAAAAGTTTCTCTCAGTCTAAAAGCGTTCGCTATGATATCGGGCTGCAACTACGTataccaaaaattaaaaaagagaAAAGTATTATAGTGATTGGAAATAATTTCAAGTTCTAGTACTCCTATACATTTTTGTACTTGTACTGAATCATCGTTGCCTGCAAAATTACTCATAGGAAATGTATACCGTTTATATACAAAATCTATTCTATTTATCGACGCCCTGTTGCTTCACACCTGCGATTTCCGTTGTTATTACAGGAGCAACCTGAGACTTCTGGACTACTATCAGAACTGAACCAGAACTATTGTACCATCTAACCCACCCCTGAGAGCGCATCTCCTAGAAGCATCAAATCGCAAACCAAAACAAACCGCCGGCAGAGGCAGCGGCGGTGGCAGAAGGAAGGCAGCAGTTTCCCAGCGCCAGCAGAGACGTTGACGTGACGGTGACGTCGTCGTCGACTGGTTACTGCCGACTTCGACCGCCGCTCCTCCTCCGCTGCCCGCGGCCTCTGCCCGGAGACGGAAACCTGTAGCATTGCTGCGGGGTCGACCTGGCTGCAACTCCAGCTTTCGAGCCACCTTCTTGCATAATCGAAAGCCGAAAAGGTGCCACGATATAGGCGAAAATTTAGGGTTCGATCAAAGGCCGTCGAGGGGGTGGAGTGAACGGTACATTTTGTTGGTATACTCataaaaacgaaacgaaaGCTGCCTGTTTGGTATCCGGTATCTACAGTGCGGCCCTAAAGTATTAACGCAGCCGGAATGTGTAACTTTCTTTTTTAACAGGAAGGTAAAACTgtaaacttatttattttaaagtatatatcgtattttaaaatgttgtgatAAACACTTTTTGCCAGAATTCTCAATTAAAATCTATTTGTTTatgaaaatcaatttttttactTAAACAAAATCTGCTGTGCAAATACTTTTGCCCGGCACTGTATGCATGAGTACATACGAGCATGTGTGAGCGAGTCAGCTGTCGACCGAGACCGAGGCAGCGCAGTGTACGAAAATAAACGCTGGCGCAAGCAGAATGGCAGCTGTGCGAGCGAGACAACTACTGCGACGCGACGGCAAAGTACAGCAACTTCAAAAATATCGACTGAGCACACTGCCACAGAGGTTTTTACACCGACAGAGCGGCCAGGGGCGGAACTCGAGGGCCCAAACGGGGccctaattttaaaatttatctagaaatTAAGCAAAAATTATGAGCCAAGTTTAGAATTGGGTGTGCGTAACTGAAAACAAAGCAATGTCGagagtatttaattatgatttttaatCATTTCTTGTAGAAAACCATGCCCTGAATAGcccttttaaaatttaataacctTAAGCAATTGTACTGTATAGGGAAGcacttaaataatattaaataaacaaaatatgcTGCTTTAACATTGACTGTTTTGGCGCCCCACCCTCTCCCTGGCAGATGCGCCCCTGGAATTTCACAACCATCAGCCAGCTACTGCGTCGCGTCGCCGTTCACTTTTGCGTCGTTTTCTGTCGTCGTCGACTGACTTGTCTCGCCTCTCTTCTCTGCCCCGTCCCCGTCCCGCTCCGACCCTCGGAGAATTAATCAATTGGCTGGTTGGGGCACGGACTGGAGACTGGAGACAGAAAGCAGAAAACCCGTAGCAAAAGCCAAAACCAGCCGAATTTCACTTACCAGGCACACCGAGAGTTTCGGCTATTTGTTTCCAGGTCTGGGCCTTGCGCACAAAGTGCTTGTAATTGTAGTGCGACCTGTCGTATATCACTGGGTTCAGCTTCACAGCCTCGATGAGATTGAGATCAAACTGCTGCTCGAGATTGGCATCCAGCTTGTCCATCTCGATGGCCGCCGTGAGGGTATGCACTGGGGGGTGGTGGACGAGACGGGAGGGAAACAAGCGTTAATTTAGCAAGTAACGAAACGGGATTCTGTGGATGTGGAGATCCCGATCCCAGTCTAAGTCCCAGCACTCGGGCTATCGCTGCCCGACGACACTCACTTTGTTTCTTTCGTTTGCTAATTGTCGTTAAGTATTTGGCGCGAACGCACGctctgtttgtttttattttgattggTTTCTTCTGCGAGGAAGGAACGTCGacgttttaattttatttctcaGTCGCGTCTCTGCCAACTCTGTCTGTCTCAGTCGCGTCTCTGCCCAATGGAGGGTCTGTGCGCGGGCTTTGTTCAACACTGGTTAGCTTATCGATAGACATCGATGACTCTAAGGGGGTGGCAGAACTCACGAACAGTATTTTTACACCATACGGTCACCCTCGAACAGTCAAAAACTGATATTTCGATATTTCCCACTATATTGCTATATCCTTTATATCCTTCTTGTAACTCTGTAAAACAAGAACTTAAAATAGATCtcttaaaaattcaaaaaaatgtatttcgaCTTATTCCCAAAAGGCCAACTGGTATATTCTAACGGTCCGTCTGCGGTCACACTCTTTCTAATTGGACCAACAAATGGAGGAACTGGCCGCGCAACGGAATTGGACGGATGAGGAGCGCCTGGAGCTGGCAGCGAAGTTGGACGCCGAACTGGACGCCTTCATCGATGGCCTGGAGAAGAAGCGCTATGAGGAGGGCTGGCCGGAGGACAGGTGGCAGGAAGAGATGGACAAGCATCCGTTCTTCATGAAGCGTGCTCCGCAGCCAGGCGACGACGTGCACCCAATGTTCGAGGGTCTGCAGAAGCTCAAGTACGATCCGGAGGAGAACACGCGCGACGAACTGGCGCTCAACTACAAGGAGGACGGCAACTTCTACATGAAGCATAAGAAGTTCCGCATGGCAATCTACAGCTTCACCGAGGGCATCAAGTCCAAGTCGGAGAATCCCGACGTCCTGGCTGTGCTCTACAACAATCGCTCGGCCGCCCACTACTTCATCAAGAACTACAGATCCTCGCTGAGCGACGCACAGCGAGCCCTGTTCTACAAGCCGGACTACACCAAGGCCCGGTGGAGGTCAGCACAGTGCGCCTACGAGCTGGAGAGGTTTGACGTGTGCACCCAGATGTGCGAGGAGCTGCTCGAGGTGGACGTGGACCACAAGGAGGCTAACGCGCTGCTGCACAAGAACAAGATGAAGAAGGTGAGAATAGGTTGTTCAGCTGAATGAGATTCAACCTAATCCTTTTGAATTTCCGCAGCTTGAGATAGAGCGCAACCAGCGCAAGGAGGCTGCCGAGGCCAAGCGTCGTCTCACCCGCTTTCACAGGCTGCGCGATGCCATCGAGCAGCGGGCCATAAAGTTTGACGATCAAAAGGTGGGAAAGAAGGCCACGCTGAGCGAGGAGCTTCTCCGCCCCAAGTTCCTGCCATTAGAGGACCACCCAGTGCACCTGGACGAGGACGGCAGCACGCTGGTCTGGCCCGCCGCGTTCTCCTATCCGGAGTTTCTGTTCAGCGACTTCCAGCAGCAGCTGCCGGAGACAGCTACAATGCGGGATTGCCTGACGACGCTGTTCAACGAACCACTGCCCTGCGATAAGACGCAGAGCTACCGACTGGGCAACGTGCACGTGTACTACGAGAACCGCAAGGTGGGCTGCGTCCACAAGGTGGCCGAGGAGAAGCAGCTCGCCGAGATCATCGCTGAGAAGGGATTCTTCGTCTCCGGCGGGGCCCTGCTCTTCTATGTGGTGCCCAAAGACTCGCGGGTGGAGCAGGAGTTTATACACGAACAGCGACGACCCATGGTTTATAGTTGAGGCAGTAAGGAAATAAAGCGGatcgtttttaaaaaaatgtaatgctTTTAGTTGTTGGTTGTAaagtttatttcttttgcggcataatttatttgtaaGCTTACGTTTTAGTCACGGTACAATTGAGCTTTGGTTATGCTATGTTTAAGCACTTAATCGTTGGATTAACTTATTTCTGATATGTTATGCGAAGCCAAAAAAGCGTAGTTCTAAGCGTACGCCGTCCCGAAATAGCAGTAACGGCGCCAGCTCTTTTTGGTTTATAATATAAttgtataaaattaaaacttgTTTAGCTAAATTTAGTTTCTTATTAACAACGAGGCGCCTAAATAAGTCAACAATATGGTTTCCTTTAATTCGTATAAAAGCGTTTTGTAAATTTCCATAATTGAGCATATTCATATGTATAAATCTTAGACATCCATCGTTAGTTCACAACAGTAATACTAGTGGGCTCCTCAAGTGGAGCCGGATATGATTCGTTAAAATACCTTTGACAAAGCAAGATCAACCTATAAGGCTTAAGACTAAGTGCATCGTGGGAAAAGCGTATTACATACTCGGATAACATAATAATAAGCTGATGACATCAACTTGTCCAACTAATCAGATCACATTCACAAGAACCTACAACATAAAAAGCGAAATTCATAAAAGCAGTGTGTTTCCACAGTGAAGTGTTAGACATTGATACGGAAATCGGAGAGCTCCCCGCTACTGCTGCGGCGACGGCGGATTTCTCTGCAGGACATTGTTGAGCCTCATCTTCAGCGGCGAAAAGTCAATTTTCTTGAAGCGTGGCAACGAGGCAAACTTCTTCATGCCGCCTCCCGCGGGCTGCAGCTCGCTGGTCGTGGCCACGGACTGCATCATGGGCTCCGGTGGGGTTTCTACTGTCCTGGGCTTGCTCGGCGAATGACCGATTTTGGCCAGCGTGGCGTACTTCAGCAGGAGACGAGTGGCCTGCTCCGCCGCCTGAAAGTTATCGTCGCACTTATTCTCCATCTTAGGCTGGTCAGCCACAGTCGCTTTAGCCTGTCCAGAATCGTCGGCCACTTGTCCGTCGTCGAACTTGAAGTCGATGTTCTTCAGCATGGTGAGGTGCAGTAGCTCATCATCCACGccttcattattattattgttgttgttttggtgGGTGTTGTTACTATTTGTGCTGTTAGGGCGTTTCACTGGATGGGTGACGGCATAAACGCTCTCGGAGATTTTGTGGGCGGCAGTCTTCTTGTTTGAGATTTTAGTCTtggctgatgatgatgatgatgatgatgaaatGGTGGATGCCTCCCCCTTGTGGCGCTGTTCAATGATCTGTTGGGGCGATGAAATGTAGAGGTTCTCCTTTCGCTCGCGTCGCAACTTGGAACTGACCAAGTTCTTCAGACTGGGTCCATGTTCGGATGGACTGCGTCGCTTTGACTTGAGCGTGTCACAGCTGTTGGGATAGTAGGAGGGTATCTTTTCGTCCACACTGATAATCGACTTCCTCGGTGTCTGGTAGTAGTTCTCCTCCTCCGGCTTCTGCTGGATTGTATTCTGTTTGGGTGTGCCCTTCTGCGGCAAAGCTGGCGCCAGGGGAGATTCGGTGGGTGTGCTGGTGCTTAGTCCAAAGCCAAGTGGCTGTGCCTCCAGCTCTTGTGCGGCCTTGACCGCCAACAGGTTCTCGTACAGATGCTCCGCAAATCCAGCTGCAGCCGCTCCGACAGTACTGTTTAAGGAGCTACCGTGCATAGCCTCGTAAATGGCACTTTCGTCGGGCACTTGCGTCTTGGTGGGCTGATCCTCCGTGTTGCAGCTGCTGGTGGAGGAGCAGTAGGAGCCCGTGGAATAACCGGACGAGGTGGAGACCGTACTGCCGGCTGGCTGCGGTGGCAGTTCCTTCACCGTCGCCTTTAAAATGGGCGCCATCACGCAGTATCCCGTGAGATCTTCCTCCACGATCTTGTTTTTCTTTAGCAGACTGCTCTGTGG contains:
- the LOC119551629 gene encoding D-glucuronyl C5-epimerase B, which codes for MNADLYLEHDSPEPCRKISTRLLAGPPTNRMSKYSSSQRDAFAVPAPPVSRENRDPRNSQGIKQREPLVFFIMRLNLKAVLLILTVAVVVITLGVYMRCAAFTFSPDLMRPLDRTGRQSINGGEATALQDIECSINQEYSVHCKRDENANEVYVPFSFLRNYFDVSGAVSTTGSEVAKFNWVHSTAKVNLPRGKYDARGVFMYFENYNVEVRDRVKCISAAEGVPVSTQWEKRGYFYPTQIAQFALSHYSKNITEPAPRVHVLEDGDGNQMDWSTPKTSNMTRIWHHKFNTSVVQFETAPGYEGAISIALNQTLDLLLSVDLLLVTNSSSLMVTVQNRDTRHTYNLHYIPADLLLSVQDSNIYYGLGGSALNKWRHITRDLHIDVQKGIVLGDKRSPLKVRRSDLEVLAIGFLGLGFYDNITLSTSDHLAHFYDAAEWFIHNQDSKTGGWANPVRRSLNGFAELRPGWISAMGQGHAISVLSRAYWHSGDERYLRAAAAGLQPYRVYSRDGGVLAQFMDKFYWYEEYPTTPPSYVLNGFIYSLLGLYDLNSTAPVKIAREAGKLFAQGMYSLKKMLLLYDTGSGTSYDLRHLSLGVAPNLARWDYHATHVNQLLLLATIDSDPLIAQTAERWKGYMFGRRAKHN
- the LOC119551635 gene encoding coenzyme Q-binding protein COQ10, mitochondrial isoform X2 encodes the protein MLKGSTLKALDVRILRPLIQTRLLFSCCSGGHQRSYSNSIHRSYITFNDFRNKHRWYTKKELVGYSMQDMYSVVSDVSNYHKFVPYVKRSHVHSQEKGGFKADLIVGFPPLSESYTSQVTLVPPSLVKSECHDGRLFNYLLNEWRFSPGLKDIPNSCVLDFKVSFEFKSLLHSNVANLFFDLICDQMENAFIEEVRRRSGPPSIRSHVLTSQRS
- the LOC119551635 gene encoding coenzyme Q-binding protein COQ10, mitochondrial isoform X3, with the translated sequence MLKGSTLKALDVRILRPLIQTSGGHQRSYSNSIHRSYITFNDFRNKHRWYTKKELVGYSMQDMYSVVSDVSNYHKFVPYVKRSHVHSQEKGGFKADLIVGFPPLSESYTSQVTLVPPSLVKSECHDGRLFNYLLNEWRFSPGLKDIPNSCVLDFKVSFEFKSLLHSNVANLFFDLICDQMENAFIEEVRRRSGPPSIRSHVLTSQRS
- the LOC119551635 gene encoding coenzyme Q-binding protein COQ10, mitochondrial isoform X1, producing the protein MLKGSTLKALDVRILRPLIQTRSAGKCKLHNPRQTPTRNILIAKLSVSLRLLFSCCSGGHQRSYSNSIHRSYITFNDFRNKHRWYTKKELVGYSMQDMYSVVSDVSNYHKFVPYVKRSHVHSQEKGGFKADLIVGFPPLSESYTSQVTLVPPSLVKSECHDGRLFNYLLNEWRFSPGLKDIPNSCVLDFKVSFEFKSLLHSNVANLFFDLICDQMENAFIEEVRRRSGPPSIRSHVLTSQRS
- the LOC119551635 gene encoding coenzyme Q-binding protein COQ10, mitochondrial isoform X4, coding for MQDMYSVVSDVSNYHKFVPYVKRSHVHSQEKGGFKADLIVGFPPLSESYTSQVTLVPPSLVKSECHDGRLFNYLLNEWRFSPGLKDIPNSCVLDFKVSFEFKSLLHSNVANLFFDLICDQMENAFIEEVRRRSGPPSIRSHVLTSQRS
- the LOC119551635 gene encoding uncharacterized protein LOC119551635 isoform X5, which produces MLKGSTLKALDVRILRPLIQTRSAVEATSAVTPTASTGPTSPSMISATSTAGTPKRSSWGTPCRTCTAWSPTSATTTSLCRM
- the LOC119550730 gene encoding UPF0545 protein C22orf39 homolog → MATKTENADSKSSNSKDTLDDTWAIRPCHLYKEEYDDCTSFKARFHQYFIYGKDTDCSQWLTDYRNCERYQESNGNDVAAGKAVIKSEEERRRIRLRAHFANDTWEKRKQPPQDWAAPLPDWMEKRNENTYLELKQKELSGQAAPQGEDRSLCAIM
- the LOC119549271 gene encoding transcription factor Adf-1 isoform X1, with the translated sequence MHTLTAAIEMDKLDANLEQQFDLNLIEAVKLNPVIYDRSHYNYKHFVRKAQTWKQIAETLGVPEQKCTKRWKSLRDKFAREMKLCQESRWRYFKQMQFLVDSIRQYRESLLGKCANGSQNASQVADPSQQQQAQQQTVVDIFAQPFNGSATTSAQALTHPHEITVTSDAQLATAVGKDQKPYFYEPPLKRERSEEEHSDNMLNTIKIFQNNVSQAVSAEDQSFGMVVTDMLNTLGVRQKAEAKVHIIKYLTDMQLLAQHNKY
- the LOC119549271 gene encoding transcription factor Adf-1 isoform X2, which gives rise to MDKLDANLEQQFDLNLIEAVKLNPVIYDRSHYNYKHFVRKAQTWKQIAETLGVPEQKCTKRWKSLRDKFAREMKLCQESRWRYFKQMQFLVDSIRQYRESLLGKCANGSQNASQVADPSQQQQAQQQTVVDIFAQPFNGSATTSAQALTHPHEITVTSDAQLATAVGKDQKPYFYEPPLKRERSEEEHSDNMLNTIKIFQNNVSQAVSAEDQSFGMVVTDMLNTLGVRQKAEAKVHIIKYLTDMQLLAQHNKY
- the LOC119549271 gene encoding transcription factor Adf-1 isoform X3, translating into MRSQGWVRWYNSSGSVLIVVQKSQVAPVITTEIAEQKCTKRWKSLRDKFAREMKLCQESRWRYFKQMQFLVDSIRQYRESLLGKCANGSQNASQVADPSQQQQAQQQTVVDIFAQPFNGSATTSAQALTHPHEITVTSDAQLATAVGKDQKPYFYEPPLKRERSEEEHSDNMLNTIKIFQNNVSQAVSAEDQSFGMVVTDMLNTLGVRQKAEAKVHIIKYLTDMQLLAQHNKY
- the LOC119549271 gene encoding transcription factor Adf-1 isoform X4, whose amino-acid sequence is MKLCQESRWRYFKQMQFLVDSIRQYRESLLGKCANGSQNASQVADPSQQQQAQQQTVVDIFAQPFNGSATTSAQALTHPHEITVTSDAQLATAVGKDQKPYFYEPPLKRERSEEEHSDNMLNTIKIFQNNVSQAVSAEDQSFGMVVTDMLNTLGVRQKAEAKVHIIKYLTDMQLLAQHNKY